A window from Salvelinus sp. IW2-2015 linkage group LG5, ASM291031v2, whole genome shotgun sequence encodes these proteins:
- the zar1l gene encoding protein ZAR1-like — translation MEGFMFSPYNFNGYPGCGPIMAPIIHGNPKFKPHTWGKGSIYVPPEALDYLDVCKRAQLKAILSQVNPNLTPRLRKANTKEFGVQVNAQVDAMVQCSLGPKTLFYRERKFPVFSRSPVKCQQSPSATSSLNGKALPSTPVNNVRFSRPLAIYSPVFDRRFFALPVKAQDDSACCEGGEGGGNGVSDEDGGNGVSDEDGEADVTEQKTEDQVRPEIPREDVRKSLHQMPKGFNFQFLEQKYGFFHCSQCNVRWESAYVWCISGTSKVYFKQFCRKCQNGFNPYRVESIQCKVCSQTRCCCEQKERHIDMKRPHRQDLCGRCRGKRISCDTTYSYKYIV, via the exons ATGGAGGGATTTATGTTTTCTCCATACAACTTTAATGGCTATCCGGGCTGCGGTCCCATAATGGCGCCTATCATCCACGGCAACCCGAAGTTCAAGCCTCACACCTGGGGTAAGGGGAGCATCTACGTGCCTCCCGAAGCGCTGGACTATCTTGACGTGTGTAAACGGGCCCAGCTAAAGGCCATCCTGTCTCAGGTGAATCCCAACCTTACCCCTCGTCTCCGGAAGGCAAACACCAAGGAGTTCGGGGTTCAGGTCAACGCCCAGGTCGACGCGATGGTCCAGTGCTCCCTCGGACCCAAGACGCTGTTCTACCGGGAGAGGAAATTTCCGGTATTTTCGAGGTCGCCTGTGAAGTGTCAGCAGAGTCCCTCGGCGACTTCTTCTCTGAACGGGAAAGCGTTACCGAGCACTCCGGTAAACAACGTGCGCTTCTCGCGACCCCTCGCTATCTACTCTCCGGTGTTTGATCGCAGGTTCTTCGCGCTGCCGGTGAAAGCGCAGGATGACAGCGCGTgctgtgagggaggagaggggggcggCAACGGGGTTAGTGATGAGGATGGCGGCAACGGGGTTAGTGATGAGGATGGCGAGGCCGACGTTACCGAGCAGAAAACGGAGGACCAGGTTAGACCGGAGATCCCGCGTGAGGATGTCAGGAAATCCCTCCACCAGATGCCCAAAGGGTTCAACTTTCAG TTCCTGGAGCAGAAGTATGGTTTCTTTCACTGCAGCCAGTGTAACGTCCGGTGGGAGAGTGCCTATGTGTGGTGCATCTCTGGAACTAGTAAG GTGTACTTCAAGCAGTTCTGTCGTAAGTGCCAGAATGGATTTAACCCCTACAGAGTGGAGTCCATCCAGTGCAAg GTGTGTTCCCAAACCCGGTGCTGCTGTGAGCAGAAGGAGAGGCACATTGACATGAAGAGGCCTCATAGACAGGACCTGTGTGGCCGCTGCCGGGGAAAGAGGATTTCCTGTGACACTACCTATAGCTACAAATACATTGTCTGA
- the LOC111964450 gene encoding NEDD4-binding protein 2-like 1 isoform X1, with product MTRGRKLNRYMKKLIILRGLPGVGKTRRAKKLCDEYARLGLEAEIFSTDRYHESTNYTKGNFQRNHQRNREDVFKALNRGVDLIIVDNTNISLWEMWPYIHMGMRQGDYYITMMELPKNYISINKLYRSETTSSLTAYILTVYTQYMCVGDVVKVTIPKRKFQVL from the exons ATGACGAGAGGAAGAAAACTAAATCGATACATGAAGAAACTGATCATCCTTCGAGGTTTGCCAGGAGTTGGAAAGACAAGGAGGGCAAA GAAACTCTGTGATGAATATGCAAGACTTGGACTGGAAGCAGAAATTTTCTCCACTGACAGGTACCATGAAAGTACCAACTACACCAAAGGAAACTTTCAACGCAACCATCAGCGGAATAGAGAGGATG TTTTTAAAGCCTTGAACAGAGGTGTGGATCTGATCATCGTTGACAACACAAACATTTCTCTTTGGGAGATGTGGCCCTATATCCACATG GGGATGCGTCAGGGTGACTATTACATCACTATGATGGAGCTGCCTAAGAACTATATCTCCATCAACAAGCTGTACAGGTCAGAAACAACCTCTTCATTAACAGCCTACATTCTCACAGTGTACACACAGTACATGTGCGTTGGGG ATGTTGTCAAGGTAACAATCCCCAAGCGTAAGTTTCAGGTCCTTTGA
- the LOC111964450 gene encoding NEDD4-binding protein 2-like 1 isoform X2: MTRGRKLNRYMKKLIILRGLPGVGKTRRAKKLCDEYARLGLEAEIFSTDRYHESTNYTKGNFQRNHQRNREDVFKALNRGVDLIIVDNTNISLWEMWPYIHMGMRQGDYYITMMELPKNYISINKLYRCCQGNNPQA, translated from the exons ATGACGAGAGGAAGAAAACTAAATCGATACATGAAGAAACTGATCATCCTTCGAGGTTTGCCAGGAGTTGGAAAGACAAGGAGGGCAAA GAAACTCTGTGATGAATATGCAAGACTTGGACTGGAAGCAGAAATTTTCTCCACTGACAGGTACCATGAAAGTACCAACTACACCAAAGGAAACTTTCAACGCAACCATCAGCGGAATAGAGAGGATG TTTTTAAAGCCTTGAACAGAGGTGTGGATCTGATCATCGTTGACAACACAAACATTTCTCTTTGGGAGATGTGGCCCTATATCCACATG GGGATGCGTCAGGGTGACTATTACATCACTATGATGGAGCTGCCTAAGAACTATATCTCCATCAACAAGCTGTACAG ATGTTGTCAAGGTAACAATCCCCAAGCGTAA